One region of Salvelinus namaycush isolate Seneca chromosome 3, SaNama_1.0, whole genome shotgun sequence genomic DNA includes:
- the LOC120044787 gene encoding ribonuclease inhibitor produces EEGCASLVSALRSNPSHLRELDLSNNDLKDSGVKLLSAGLGKPHCKLETLRLSGCLVTEEGCASLVSALRSNPSHLRELDLSNNDLKDSGVKLLSAGLGNPHCKLETLRLSGCLVTEEGCASLVSALRSNPSHLRELDLSYNHPGDSGVRLLSAGLEDPHCRLE; encoded by the exons gaggaaggctgtgcttctctggtctcagctctgaggtcaaacccctcacacctgagagagctggatctgagtaacaatgacctgaaggattcaggagtgaagctgctctctgctggactggggaaaccccactgtaaactggagactctgag gctgtcaggctgtctagtcacagaggaaggctgtgcttctctggtctcagctctgaggtcaaacccctcacacctgagagagctggatctgagtaacaatgacctgaaggattcaggagtgaagctgctctctgctggactggggaatccccactgtaaactggagactctgag gctgtcaggctgtctagtcacagaggaaggctgtgcttctctggtctcagctctgaggtcaaacccctcacacctgagagagctggacctgagctacaatcacccaggagactcaggagtcagactgctctctgctggactggaggatccacactgcagactggag